One genomic window of Candidatus Bathyarchaeota archaeon includes the following:
- a CDS encoding Gfo/Idh/MocA family oxidoreductase, with translation MRRLAVGFIGCGGIAEAHARRLSRSNMVEFKAFSDIVRSRAESFASTYGGEAYEDWRAMLDKVELDVVFICLPPFAHRDEVMVAAEKGVNIYIEKPIALDVKLAREMARAVEKHGVKSQVGYQSRFGAGVEKAKSLIDSGKVGSIGFVSGISWFRFLRRDWWIDKSKSGGQLVEQGTHLYDTLRWLCGDVERVYAEMDKLFYRHIKEMTIEDVSGVVLRFKSGAIGVVSITIGGVPHYAQSKWNIVSWDAMLESENPNHLRIYWSNEKPVRVEEFKDPFRDTMALAELDLLKAVLEDRDTRTPISEGVKTLELTLAAVKSAEEGKPVTLPL, from the coding sequence TTGAGGCGTTTAGCCGTCGGGTTTATAGGCTGCGGCGGTATCGCCGAGGCGCATGCCAGAAGACTTTCGAGGTCTAACATGGTCGAGTTTAAGGCTTTCAGCGACATAGTCCGTAGCAGGGCTGAGTCTTTCGCTTCGACCTATGGAGGTGAGGCTTATGAAGACTGGAGAGCCATGCTCGATAAAGTCGAACTTGACGTGGTGTTCATATGTCTACCGCCTTTCGCCCACAGAGACGAGGTTATGGTAGCGGCTGAGAAGGGTGTAAACATATACATCGAGAAGCCTATAGCGCTTGACGTTAAGCTCGCCAGAGAGATGGCTAGAGCCGTAGAGAAGCACGGGGTTAAAAGCCAGGTAGGCTACCAGTCGAGGTTCGGGGCAGGCGTCGAAAAGGCCAAGAGCCTCATAGACTCCGGTAAGGTCGGGTCTATAGGGTTTGTTTCAGGGATCTCCTGGTTCAGGTTCCTCCGAAGAGACTGGTGGATCGATAAGTCTAAAAGCGGCGGTCAGCTCGTCGAGCAGGGCACACATCTCTACGATACGTTAAGATGGCTATGCGGAGATGTGGAGAGGGTGTACGCCGAGATGGATAAACTATTTTACAGACATATCAAGGAGATGACTATCGAAGACGTAAGCGGCGTCGTCCTGAGGTTTAAATCCGGAGCGATAGGTGTAGTTTCGATAACCATAGGGGGTGTGCCCCACTATGCACAATCGAAGTGGAACATAGTAAGTTGGGACGCTATGCTAGAGTCTGAGAACCCAAACCACCTTAGAATCTACTGGAGCAACGAGAAACCCGTAAGGGTCGAAGAGTTTAAGGACCCCTTCAGAGATACCATGGCTTTAGCCGAGCTCGACCTTCTCAAAGCCGTGTTAGAGGATAGGGATACGAGAACACCTATATCCGAAGGAGTTAAAACGCTTGAGCTGACGCTCGCGGCTGTTAAATCGGCTGAGGAGGGAAAACCCGTCACATTACCCCTATAG